ttgctccatcccccccagtcctatccctccctgacaccctccaaagtccctccccagctttcttgcatccccctgcagaccctggaaggccaccagaaggtctcctgggagccttctcctctccagcctgcacaaccccaactctctcaggctgtctccagagcagagcagctccagccctctgctcctcctcgtggcccaaTGCATCATGCTGgcagccacccagcagcagatgcagcCCATGTGCTGCATTCTGATAGCATCCTCAGAGGCTGTTGCTCACAGTGCAGCACACTCAGACACTCAGCAGGATCTCCCATTTCTGGATCCTGGTGGGATGAACACAACCAGTTTAGGGCACAGGCAGTTCATGTCAGGAAAAGGCAAtttctccatgcccagggaaAGCTTTGCTGTTCTGAAGACTTTCACAGACAGTGATGCTCAATGCATCCACTGTAGCATCTGGGTTAGTGAATGAAGATGTCAAACACTTGCAGACAATACTCCACACAAGGAGAACTACATGGAAGGCATCACCCCAGAGGCACAGTGCCAGACAGACGTGCTGCCTTgaaggcagaggggaaaatCAGTTCAGCTTATCCATGGTGTGACTTAAAAGCAGATTACTTAAGCTGCATTAAATGCCACTGTGGGTGCTCTGGTTGAGATGTGAGTGGCATTAATGACATGTCCTATCATTTACCTGGGGACTCAAATGGGCTGCATCAAATTTAACACTTCCATCAGATTAATCTTCCATGCAGACCAGCTCCAGGTCTGCTTCCCTCCTGTCCCTGGCCATTGTTTGCTTTGGAACCTCATCACCAGCTAATTGTTCTGGTCCCATACTATGCCCTCCCCATCctgaggcagaagaaaggaGCAGGGGCCTTTGTTTAGGCCTCTCTCCTGTGTGCttcagctcacagccccagccagcaccacctGCATGGCAGCCCCTGCTcgccacacacagcagcagttcaTCATTGCACTGCACGTCCCAAGAGGTTGAAAACTAAAAGCAAATGCTAAAGAAGCTAAGGAATAAACAGATGTGAGGACTGAGCCCTTGTTTTTCTCCAGGTCAACCAAAGACCCTGATCATCCAAGCAACCTGTGAAGGCAGTGCCATTCACACTGAGCACAGCTTGCTCCTTCCCAGAGCTGATGCTTAACTGTGAGATCCCAGGAGGGCTTCCCAATAAATCAGAGGCCCTTCCATCTGTAAGGTGGTTGAAGCAGGCCACTGGGGCTTCTCATGCTGCTTCTCCAAGGGGGCAagtgatcccagccaggagcacaaaaccacaccacaacTGAATTCCCCATCTTCCTGAGGGGAGCTGGAGACTCCTGGGGAATTGAAAGCAAACAAGAGGATTGGAGAGGGAGTCAAAATCTAGCTGAGGTCCCTTGGAAAGAAACAGTAGGATTGGAGTGGGAGTCAAGATCTAGCTGAGATCCCTTGGAAATAACACAAGAGGACTGGAGAGGGAACCAAATACTAGCAGGTGTCCAttggaaaagaaacaagagGATTGAAGAGAGAATTAAGATCTAGCTGAGATCCCTTGGAAAGATCACAAGAGGATGGGAGAGGGAATCAAAATCTCAATGAGGTCCCTTGGAAGGAAGTCAAGAGGACTGGAGAGGGAGTCAAGCTCTAGCAGAGATCCCTTGCAGCGCAAGGTTACCCCAGCACGCCGGCAAGCCACTGCCCATCACAGGCCACCGCAGAGCCAccgggctgctgctgcctttctgccagctgcctgcacagccctgccgtGGTGTGGACCAAGGTGAGGATTTAAAGTATATATTTACTGTCAACTTGGGAAAAGAAAGTTCTACTGACCCAGAAGACTTAGGAGCAGGTATTCTCTAGCTAACTATTGTCATGCCGTTCTGAACTCCAGCAAGTGCCACCTGAGATAAAGATTCAGCATTAGTAAGTAGGATTTGTGTTttactgtttgtttgtttgctttgctcatgcactggaagaagaattcaaacagttttggttttcctttgtcCATGACATTAGGCAAAGTAACTGGCAGCTCTGATCCAGTATGAACAGTAAATATAGAACCTTAAACTTCACTGCAGTATAGTCAGAGAGAGGATTCTCAGTACTGAACTGGAAGGACAATTccttttggtttggtggggttgtttttttcccttaaaaaaaaagaaaagcaaaaagaaaaaaagaaaaaaggggaaaatagaagaaaggaaaaacagaaaaaaggaaaaaaaaccaggaaaaataaaaaagggaaaaaagaaaaaaagaataaaagggggaaatagaagaaaggaaaaacagaaaaaaggaaaaaaagggaaaataaaaaaggggaaaaaagaaaaaaggggaaaagaaaaaaggaaaaacagggaaaaggaaaaaaactaaaaaaggaaaaagaaaagggaaaagaaaaaaggaaaaagaaaaaagaaaaaagggggaaagaaaaaaggaaaaaagaaaaaaggggaaaagaaaaaaggaaaaacagaaaaaaagaaaaaagggataaaaagaaaaaaacagaaaaaagggggggaagggaacaaaagaaaaaaaagaaaaaaaaaagagaaaaaagaagaaaggaaaaacagaaaaaagggaaaaaaataaaaaagggaaaagaaaaaagaaaaaaaagggcaggaaaaggaaaaagggaaaaaaaaaagaaaaaaggaaaacagaaaaaggggggaaaaagaagaaaaagggggaaaagggataaaggaaaagggaaaaactgaagaagggaaaagaaaaaaaaaggaaaaagaaaaaaggggaaaagaaaaaagggaaaaagagaaaaaagaaaaaaggaaaaataggaaaaaaggggaaaagaaaaaggaggaataaagaaaaaaggaaaaaaaggaaaaagggaaaaaagaaaaaaaaggggggggaaaagaaaaatggggtAAAAAGGAATaacagaaaaaagggggaaaaacagaaaaaagggaaaaaagaaaaaaggggaaaagaggaaaaaggaaaaaaaaaagaaaaaagaaaaaaagggggggggaagggaaaccagaaataaggaaaaaaaagaagaaatgaaaggaagagagaagtaaGAGGCTTTGTTCAGAGTGCAATATTTACATCGTCCTGGGCCCAACACTTACATCTTTACACCGTGCCATCTCATCTGCAGGCAGACCTTAGCCAGGCCACCAGAGCGGCTCGGGCCGCCCGGGAGGGGAGCCGGGCTCACACCGGCTGAGCCGGGCTCACACGCAGCTCAGCCTCTCGGGAGCCGGGCTCACACCGGCTGAGCCGGGctcacaggcagctcagcctctcgGGAGCCGGGCTCACACCGGCTGAGCCGGGctcacaggcagctcagccacttGGGAGCCGGGCTCACACCGGCTGAGCCGGGctcacaggcagctcagcctctcgGGAGCCGGGCTCACACCGGCTGAGCCGGGCTCACAGGCGGCTCAGCCACTCGGAGCCGGGCTCACAACCGGCTTGCCGGGGCTCACACGCTCAGCCTCACGGCCGGCTCACACCGGCTGAGCCGGGCTCACACGCAGCTCAGCCACACGGGAGCCGGCTCACACCGCTAGCCGGCTCACACGCAGCTCAGCTCTCGGGAGCCGGGCTCCAACCGCTGAGCCGGGCTCACGCAGCTCAGCCTCTCGGAGCCGGGCTCACACCGGCTGAGCCGGGCTCACAGGCGGTCAGCCACTCGGAGCCGGGCTCACAACCGGCTGAGCCGGCTCACACGCAGCTCAGCCACACGGGAGCCGGGCTCACACCGGCTGAGCCGGGCTCACCGCAGCTCAGCCTCTCGGGAGCCGGGCTCACACCGGCTGAGCCGGCTCACACGCAGCTCAGCCTCTCGGGAGCCGGGCTCACACCGGCTGAGCCGGGCTCACACACGCAGCTCAGCCACACGGGAGCCGGGCTCACACCGGCTGAGCCGGGCTCACACGCAGCTCAGCCTCTCGGAGCCGGCTCACACCGGCTGAGCCGGGctcacaggcagctcagcctctcgGAGCCGGGCTCACACCGCTGAGCCGGGCTCACAGGCAGCTCAACCTCTCGGGAGCCGGGCTCACACCGGCTGAGCCGGGCTCACAGGCGCTCAGCCTCTCGGGCCGGGCTCACAGGCGGCTCAGCCTCTCGGGAGCCGGGCTCACACACAGCTCAGCCTCTCGGGAGCCGGGCTCACAGGCGCTCAGCCTCTCGGGAGCCGGGCTCACACACAGCTCAGCCTCTCGGAGCCGGGCTCACAGGCGGCTCAGCCTCTCGGGAGCCGGCTCACAGGCGGCTCAGCCTCTCGGGAGCCGGGCTCACAGGCGGCTCAGCCTCTCGGGAGCCGGCTCACACGCAGCTCAGCCTCTCGGGAGCCGGGCTCACAGGCGGCTCAGCCTCTCTGGAGCCGGGCTCACACGCAGCTCACCCTCTCGCTCACAACATTGCAGCTGTTTATAGAGAGCTCGGAGGTGCCCGGCCgcagctccaggccctcctcggcctcctccagctccacgCTGTTGAACTCGTTGCCGTTGCGGTAGCTGGTGAGGGTCAGGTCCTTGCCGCAGAGGGCCGTGGAGGCCACGTTCAGGCACTGGTTGTGCCTGGGGGGCGGCTCTGTGGGCGCCGCGGTAGCGGCAGCGGATGTAGCTGGAGAACGCCCTGCGGTAGGTCTTGTTGAAGAGGGTGTAGACCAGGGGGTTCACCCCCGAGCACACGTACCCCACCCACACGAAGAcgtccagcagctcccccagcaggtccctgtcgcAGGCCTCCTTGCAGAGCACGGACATGACGTTGGTGATGAAGAAGGGGCACCACATGacgaggaagaggaagaagacgATGCCCAGGACCTTGGAGGCCCTGCGCTCGTTGTTGATGGACTGCATGGTCCCCTTGCGGAAGAGCACGGCCTCCCTGCTGGCCGGGGAGTTCAGGTGCGAGGCTCCCTCGTGGTTCTGCAGCATGGAGACGTGCTCGGGGTTGTTCTCCTTCTTGAGGCAGTTGACGCTGCTCCTCCGCTGCTTGACACCTCCCGCACAGGAAACACCGACGCCTGTCTCTCGCAGCACCTGCACCGTCAGGCAGTAGGTGATCACCATGATGATGAGGGGGATGAAGAAGGCCATGAAGGAGCCGATGAGGACGAAGTTCTCGTCGTTGAGGACGCAGGTCCCGTTGACAAACACCCTGGAGTCATCCTGCAAACCAATAACCGGAATGGGCATAGATATTCCTAGAAGAAGGAGACCAGAAAAGAAAGGGTTACCTGCGTGGCTGGGGGCccaagggggagcaggggctgctgcaggtccGGCATGCAATCGCCCTGCTGACCAAAGCCTGCCAGGGAGAAGTTACTGTGCCCTAGCTGGAAAGGGATCAgcctcacccagcagcactcatggcagagcagctccaggatgtGAGCAACAACTGAGCAACTCCAGGACATACtcctgagagagcagctccaggatgtGAGCAACAACTGAGAGAGCACTCCAGGGTGGTGAACAAcaactgagcagctccaggacataactcctgagagagcagctccaggatgtGAGCAACAACTGAGAGAGCAACTCCAGGGTGTGAACAACtgagggagcagctccaggacataactcctgagagagcagctccaggatgtGAGCAACAACTGAGAGAGCAACTCCAGGGTGTGAACAACtgagggagcagctccaggacataactcctgagagagcagctccaggatgtGAACAACTCCTGAGAGAGCAACTCCAGGGTGTGAACAACtgagggagcagctccaggacataactcctgagagagcagctccagggtgtGAACAACtcctgagagagcagctccaggatgtGAGCAACAACTGAGAGAGCAACTCCAGGGTGTGAACAACtgagggagcagctccaggacatAACTCCTGAGAGAACAGCTCCAGGATGTGAGCAACAactgagagagcagctccaggacataactcctgagagagcagctccaggacataactcctgagagagcagctccaggatgtGAGCAACactgagagagcagctccatgacataactcctgagagagcagctccaggacatAACTCCTGAGAGAGCACTCCAGGACATAACTCTGAGAGAGCAACTGCCAGGACATAACtcctgagagagcagctccagggtgtGAACAACtcctgagagagcagctccaggacatAACTCCTGagagaggcagctccagggtgTGAACAACtcctgagagagcagctccagggtgtGGACACAACtcctgagagagcagctccaggacatactcctgagagagcagctccagggtgtGAACAACtgagggagcagctccaggacatAACTCCTGAGAGAGCAGCTTCAGGGTGTGAACAACtcctgagagagcagctccagggtgtGAACAACtcctgagagagcagctccaggacataactcctgagagagcagccccagggtgtGAACAACtcctgagagagcagctccagggtgtGAACAACTCctgagagagcagccccaggacataactcctgagagagcagccccagggtgtGAACAACtcctgagagagcagctccagggtgtGAACAACtcctgagagagcagctccaggacataactcctgagagagcagctccaggctgtgaacaactcctgagagagcagctccaggcacatAACAtcctgagagagcagctccagggtgtGCACAACtcctgagagagcagctccagggtgtGAACAACTCctgagagagcagccccaggggtgaACATAACtcctgagagagcagctccagggtgtGAACAACtcctgagagagcagctccagggtgtGAACAACtcctgagagagcagctccaggacataactcctgagagagcagctccaggctgtgaacaactcctgagagagcagctccaggatataactcctgagagagcagctccaggacataactcctgagagagcagctccagggcgtGAACAACtcctgagagagcagctccaggtactctgagagagcagctccaggacataactcctgagagagcagctccagggtgtGAACAACtcctgagagagcagctccaggacataactcctgagagagcagctccagggtgtGAACAACtcctgagagagcagctccaggacataactcctgagagagcagccccagggtgtGAACAACtcctgagagagcagctccagggtgtGAACAACtcctgagagagcagctccagggtgtGAACAACtcctgagagagcagctccaggctgtgaACAACTCCtgagaaagcagctccaggctgtgaacaactcctgagagagcagctccagggtgtGAACAACtcctgagagagcagctccaggacataactcctgagagagcagctccaggctgtgaacaactcctgagagagcagctccaggacataactcctgagagagcagctccagggtgtGAACAACtcctgagagagcagctccagggtgtGAACAACAACTGAGAGAGCAGGTCCAGGACATAACtcctgagagagcagctccagggtgtGAACAACtcctgagagagcagctccaggacatAACTCCTGAgcgagcagctccaggctgtgaacaactcctgagagagcagctgagagatgcCACTTGTCACTGGACTCCTTTCAGACACTGAGACATTGACTGCAGCTGAGTGCATCCATCCAGCCAATGCCTTATCCAGCCAGTGGCTCCTGCCTTTGTGGCCCCTTCTCAGCTACCTCAGTGCAAGCAGAGTGTGGTCTCTGCAAGTTCTGCTGCCCAGGAACGTCCCCACAAGCAGTGTGAGACTGCGACGGAGCCCAGAGACAGCCTTGCTCCATTCCTTGGAGGAGCCAATGAGACAGCCAGATGGAAAGGCTGTGGCATGCAGCCacctgattcctgccccctgACCTGCATCCAGGGCTGAAAAGCTGAACAGcaggctacaggagagcagaAAAAGACACAACTAAAATGGGAATCAGATGGAGATGAGAGTCTGAAATCAGaagcccagctccaagccctccaGCTGAAACTTCAATGACTCAATTATAGTAATAACAActggagcacagctgccagcttctcctcagctccacacAGGCTACCCAGCCTCAGGAAGCACAGCACCTGCCAAAGCTCTTCTGCCCTGGAGGCACAGCACTTCTTCTAGTCATGGACTTCATGGCACAGAAGAGATTAAgaacaaggatgagcagagggctgcagcacctctcctgtcaggacagactgaaggagttggggctgctcagtctggagaagagaaggctcccaggtgacctcattgtggccttccaggatctgcagggggctccaagaaggctggggagggactgctcaggatctcaggcagtgataggactggggggaatggaatgaagctggaggtggggagattcaggctggaggggaggaggaagttcttccccatgagagtggtgaagccctgggatgggttgtccagggaggtggttgaggccctgtccctggaggtgtttaaggccaggctggatgaggctctggccaggctgatctagtgtggggtgtccctgcccatggaggggggttggaactggatgctccttgtggtcccttccaaccctgactgattctatgagactatgattctatgatactgtgatactatgacactatgatcctatgatactgtgattctatgtttcccATTGCCACACTGCcagaagctgtgctgatggcaccaaactgggagctgtggctgacacaggagggctgtgctgccatccagccagagctggacaggctgagagctgggcagaaaatgaatgaaattcaacaagggcaaggcaagagtcctgcacctgggaaagaacaaccctgACAGgtctgacctgttggagagcagtgaagggggaaaggacctgggggtcctggaggttgaccatgagccagcaatgagctctggtggccaagaaggccaagggcagcctggggaggatcagaagggctgtggtcagtaggtcagagaggttctcctccccctctgctctgccctgctgaggccacagctggaatcttgtgtccagttctgggccactcaggtcaggaaggagctcagggaactgctggagagagtccagcacagagccacaaagatgctgcaggcagtggaacagcttcctcatgaggagagcctgagggagctgagggctctggagcttggagaggaggagcctgagggtgagctccttgctggggataaagctgtgcaggggcagtgcccagaggctggagccaggctctgctgggggatgcccaatgccagcacaaggggcagtggtggaagctgaggcagaggaagtgccatggacacaggaggaaacattttgtccctgtgagggtgccagagccctggagcaggctgcccaggggggctgtggagtctccttctgtggagatcttccaagcccacctggctgtgctcctgtgtgagctgccctgggtgaccctgccctggacTTGGGGGGgcctggactgggtgagctctggaggtccctcccagcccctggcatgctgtggctctgtgattctacagaGTTCTGGAGAATACATCTGCAGTTTGTCACTCACATCAAACTGCCACTCAGCAGCAACCTTGAGAAAGGACTGCTTCTGCAAAGTGCTAATTACAAATGTCTGCTGCCATTGTGTGTCCTCATGCAAGTGACACTTCCAGGATTCAgagcatcttcatggcccttctctgggcctgctccagcagttccatgttcCTCTCgtgcacccagctctggagcccccagcacaggaacgacctggagctgctggagaggctccagaggaggccaccaagatgagcagaggctgcagaacctcccctgtggggccaggctgggagagttggggctgttcagcctggagaagagaaggctccaggcagacctcagagcagcctgccaggacctgaagggctccaggagagctggggagggacttgtgacaagggctgggagtgccaggctgaggaacaatggctttgagctgggagagggggagactgagcctggagatgaggaaggaattgttgagagtgaggctggggagactctggcacaggctgcccagggaggctgtggctgcctcctgcctggaggtgttgaaggccaggctggatgaggccttgagcagcctgtgctggggggaggggtccctgcccatggcagggggctggagctgggtgagctctaaggtcccttccaacccaactcatcTATGGCTGTAGGATCTggtttccttcccctccacaGGCTGATGTTTATCCAGCACCCTTGGCAAGGCAGCTGCCTCCTTTCTGATCTGCTGAGCTATTGCCCTGCCTGTGTCAAACCTCTGCATCTGCAATAGCCTTCACCCCATCAAGTCATCGACTCTTTCCCATCAGAGACATCTCTTTAATGCCTTGGCTCCATCAAAGCACAGGCACTggggcagtgttgggaggagGACACAAAGAAGAAATCTGAATGAGATCAGTGGCATCCCCCTGGGGTCCTATCTGCATGGAAGGGTTTGTGCTTCAGAGCTCTCCATAGCACAGCCTGTGCAATAAATCCCAGCAAGTGGCAGTCCTGGAGCAGTCCTCCTCGACTTTAGTGCTCCTGCTTGGGCCAAGGGAAATCAAATCAGGTTTGGAGATATCCTCATTGTACATTTGGGGAGAATAACCTAGCTCTGGGATAGGAGCAATGAACAAATCAAGAGCACTGATGGCAGCTTAAAACTGCCTGAGTGTgagagagctcagctctgctaacgagcagagaggagggagctgctgctctgggggtgtCCCTGACCTCCCTCCTAACAAAGTGGAGATTTCAAACAgacagcacaggagagaggcTGTACCAGGCCTTTGATTGCTCTTGTCTCCCATCCAGGCAAATCCCCTCATTAACCTCAGCAGCAaggaggatgctgctggaggagctgccagcacacatTCATTCAGCTGCCAgcaagcctgcagcactgctgggtgggcagccctgctctcagATGCAGCCCGTGGCTCCACCTCTCACTTCTACTCTCTAACTCCTTCTTCAGTAAGAGATTTATGCCTGAgccaccccacagcccagccctagAGGGAACCAAATCTATCACACGAgttgggcagcagggacagtccctcagggatcagtgctgggaccaggcttgttcagcatctttgtgggtgccatggacagtggcactgaggctccctcagcaccaagctgtgtggtgctgctgacagctggagggaaggatccatccagagggacctgggcaggctgcagagctgggctcaggaccacctcaggaggttcaacaagagcaagggcaaggtcctgcagctggggcagggcaatcccaggcactgacacaggctgggcagggactggctggagagcagccctgcagaaaaggccttgggggtgctgggggaggagaagctcagcaggagccagcagggagcacttgcagcccagagagccaagcagagcctgggctgcagcagcagaagtgtggccagcagggccagggaggggattctgcccctctgctccactctgctgagaccacagctgcagctctggggccagctctggagcctctgtgccaggaaggatctggaggggctggaaggtgtccagagaagggccaggaggaggagcagagggctggagctgctctgctctgcagacagcctgagagagttggggttgtgcaggctggagaggagaaggctcccaggagaccttctggaggccttccaggatctgcagggggctgcaagcaagctggggagggacttttgagggtgtcagggagggacaggactgggggggatggagcaaaactagaagtggggagattgagattggatgtgaggaagaagttgttgcccaggagggtggtgagagcctggcacaggctgcccagggaggtggtggaagcctcctgcctggaggtgtttgcagccaggctggaggtggctgtgagcaacctgctgtggtgtgaggtgtccctgcccgtggcagggtttgggactggctgagccttgagctcccttccagccctgacaattccatgattctatgagtaactctgcagcagccctgcagtggggAAGTGAAGTATGGAAAGTCTTGGATACTAAAGTATGGAAAGtcttggagtctccttctgtggagatcttccaaccccacctggctgtgttctgtgtgccctgccctgggtgaccctgccctggcaggggcttggactggatgatctctggaggtcccttccagcccctaaaattctgtgattctcctgctTGATGTTGATGGGGAACTGGTTTTGCCCTGCTAAGAgacagctgcccagcaccagccagcaAGCCATGAACCAGCCCCCTCTAGACTCAGCACTGTGCaccctcctgccaggcagcaccttgagcagctggtgaatggtgccactgccagctggcagccaggctccagtgctgtcccccagggatcagtgctgggccccagcctgttcaatatctttactgatgatctggaggaggggatggagtccatcagcagtaagcttgcagctgacagcaagctgggggcaggagttgatctgtcagaggggaggagagctctgcagagggaccttgccaggctgggcagaggggcagaggccaagggcaggagattgaacacagccaagtgccaggggctgcacattggccacagcaaccccaggcagtgctacaggctgggggcagagtggctgagagcagccaggcagagagggacctggg
This sequence is a window from Dryobates pubescens isolate bDryPub1 chromosome 18, bDryPub1.pri, whole genome shotgun sequence. Protein-coding genes within it:
- the HTR2C gene encoding LOW QUALITY PROTEIN: 5-hydroxytryptamine receptor 2C (The sequence of the model RefSeq protein was modified relative to this genomic sequence to represent the inferred CDS: deleted 1 base in 1 codon); amino-acid sequence: MAWAFSSNLTLNQSLPTADPLNASGRDELSRLAVRGKNWPALLILVVILLTIGGNILVIMAVSLEKKLQNATNFFLMSLAVADMLVGILVMPVSLITVLYDYAWPLPNQLCPIWISLDVLFSTASIMHLCAISLDRYVAIRNPIEHSRFNSRTKAILKIAAVWTISIGISMPIPVIGLQDDSRVFVNGTCVLNDENFVLIGSFMAFFIPLIIMVITYCLTVQVLRETGVGVSCAGGVKQRRSSVNCLKKENNPEHVSMLQNHEGASHLNSPASREAVLFRKGTMQSINNERRASKVLGIVFFLFLVMWCPFFITNVMSVLCKEACDRDLLGELLDVFVWVGYVCSGVNPLVYTLFNKTYRRAFSSYIRCRYRGAHRAAPRHNQCLNVASTALCGKDLTLTSYRNGNEFNSVELEEAEEGLELRPGTSELSINSCNVVSERVSCV